The Hypanus sabinus isolate sHypSab1 chromosome 3, sHypSab1.hap1, whole genome shotgun sequence genome contains a region encoding:
- the cetn4 gene encoding uncharacterized protein cetn4, with the protein MASGFRKTPIGSAQRKKTAPKPDLTEEQKQEIREAFDLFDTDGTGTIDVKEIKVAMRALGFEPKKEEIRKMISDIDKEGSGSIDFNDFLAMMTQKMSEKDSKEEILKAFRLFDDDGTGKISFKNLKRVAKELGENLTDEELQEMIDEADRDGDGEINEQEFLRIMKKTSLY; encoded by the exons ATG gcATCCGGCTTCAGAAAAACTCCTATAGGGTCTGCGCAGCGTAAAAAAACTGCTCCAAAACCTGATCTTACAGAAGAGCAAAAGCAAGAAATCAGAGAAGCTTTTGATTTGTTTGACACAGATGGCACAGGAACTATTGATGTAAAAGAAATCAAG GTTGCCATGCGTGCCTTGGGGTTTGAACCTAAAAAAGAAGAGATAAGAAAGATGATTTCGGACATAGATAAAGAAGGATCTGGTAGCATCGATTTTAATGACTTCCTAGCAATGATGACTCAGAAAATG aGTGAAAAAGATTCCAAAGAAGAAATTTTGAAAGCCTTTCGGTTGTTTGATGATGATGGCACAGGAAAGATATCATTCAAAAACCTGAAGAGGGTTGCTAAAGAATTAGGTGAAAATCTGACTGATGAAGAATTGCAG GAAATGATAGATGAAGCTGACCGTGATGGTGATGGTGAGATAAATGAACAGGAATTTTTGCGGATTATGAAAAAGACAAGCCTCTATTAA